From Vibrio tritonius, the proteins below share one genomic window:
- a CDS encoding 1-pyrroline-5-carboxylate dehydrogenase produces MLHYATHFSDSHTAWENWFQTGFDYKRECLLSLMTNMTSARSDLANVLSYHLHQASNLLAKTHELVGPTGETNELYTAGRGVALLVQQEGGAKAQLATVALLSAALIAGNSVILCSDDKEWVSLLCSAYEQSLLPANLLLTLPLDAHHTLLDSDVRCVGLVGGSAIEHSLNRQLSERKGAIVSLVSETDLGTLPVAHDPHLSLRFITERTRTINITAVGGNATLLELGHEAH; encoded by the coding sequence ATGCTGCATTATGCTACTCATTTTTCAGATTCCCACACTGCTTGGGAAAATTGGTTTCAAACCGGATTTGATTATAAGAGAGAGTGTTTACTGTCTCTAATGACCAACATGACGAGTGCGCGTTCCGATTTAGCGAATGTCCTGTCATACCATCTTCACCAAGCGTCGAACTTGCTCGCAAAAACTCATGAGCTTGTCGGCCCTACTGGAGAAACAAATGAGCTTTACACTGCTGGACGGGGCGTCGCTCTTCTCGTCCAACAAGAAGGAGGTGCGAAAGCTCAACTGGCGACTGTTGCGCTATTGTCTGCAGCGTTGATTGCAGGCAACAGTGTCATTCTTTGTAGCGATGACAAAGAGTGGGTGTCGTTACTCTGTTCGGCATACGAACAGTCCTTATTACCAGCCAATCTTTTGCTAACTTTACCGTTAGATGCTCATCATACCTTGTTGGATTCGGATGTGAGATGCGTGGGATTGGTTGGTGGCTCGGCGATTGAACATTCGTTGAATCGTCAACTTTCTGAGCGAAAAGGCGCGATTGTTAGCTTAGTCTCTGAAACCGATTTGGGCACTTTACCCGTTGCTCACGATCCTCATTTATCGTTGCGTTTCATTACTGAGAGAACTCGTACAATAAATATAACTGCTGTGGGTGGTAATGCGACCTTGCTCGAGCTTGGTCACGAAGCCCACTAA